In Pseudomonas nunensis, a single window of DNA contains:
- a CDS encoding PAS domain-containing sensor histidine kinase: MMRFRCLWVIGCLWFPLMGWAAPAPPAHVAHLSAAQQQWLAEHGELRVGVVLQAPYAQYDRRLQRLSGVNVELMKWLAKALKVELSWRNFPDVEQLEAAVREGEVDIAPGLTQTPGGLRLWQFSDPYMRVPQLVVSDQKGTGVVELEKLDSQTRVAVRMPSVIADYLRSNFPHLNLQGVPIERQALQLLLSQQAGYAVVDEAQLGRLSAEPEFAGLVVVGDIGLPQLLRVATRRDWPELAGIVESALRAIPAKDLEQLHNQWLQPKYPRLSESPGFWQNLCLLLAVLLLSSMAIVFWQRRQQHSLEQRLLAAREDIALRQASEEALRLTQFSIDQSTVGILWVNWDSHVRYANRAAETMLGYPSGGIIDRPLIDFEPGLHMDRWLNLWKRARASEEGPQSFETNCVRADGSILPADVSLSFLRFRDGEYLVVYLNDVTERRRALAALQESEARLQGIAANVPGLVFRLERAPVTGQIDFAYISEGSESLVGYSPATLAHRDKGLRSLVHPDDKASYHQTQDHALDTDSDWSWQGRILTRSGEQRWAEIKAITRRLEDGAYVWDGIVWDISESKLIELELASSREQLRELSAHLESVREEEKARIAREVHDELGQMLTVLKLETSMCELAYAQLDPGLNERLNSMKRLIAQLFQLVRDVATALRPPILDAGIASAIEWQARRFEARTQIPCLVQVPENLPVLSDAKAIGLFRILQEALTNVMRHAQAHTVELTLALEGDELCLTVSDDGVGFVPATGRPTSFGVVGMRERVLIMGGQLSLESEPGEGTTLSVRVPVDEV, translated from the coding sequence ATGATGCGTTTTCGCTGCCTGTGGGTTATCGGCTGTTTGTGGTTTCCCTTGATGGGCTGGGCGGCACCCGCGCCCCCGGCGCATGTTGCACATTTGTCGGCGGCCCAGCAGCAATGGCTGGCCGAGCATGGCGAATTGCGCGTCGGCGTTGTATTGCAGGCGCCCTATGCGCAATACGATCGTCGCTTGCAACGCTTGTCCGGGGTCAACGTCGAGCTAATGAAATGGCTGGCCAAGGCGCTAAAAGTCGAGCTCAGCTGGCGTAACTTTCCCGACGTGGAACAACTGGAAGCGGCGGTGCGCGAAGGCGAAGTCGATATCGCCCCTGGACTGACGCAAACCCCCGGCGGGCTGCGGCTTTGGCAATTCTCCGATCCGTACATGCGCGTGCCGCAACTGGTGGTCAGTGACCAGAAGGGCACCGGTGTGGTGGAGCTGGAAAAACTCGACAGCCAGACTCGCGTCGCCGTGCGCATGCCCAGCGTCATCGCCGATTACCTGCGCAGCAACTTCCCCCATTTGAACCTGCAAGGCGTGCCTATCGAGCGTCAGGCGTTGCAGTTGCTGTTGAGTCAGCAGGCCGGTTACGCGGTGGTCGACGAGGCGCAACTCGGGCGATTGTCCGCAGAACCGGAGTTCGCCGGGCTGGTGGTCGTAGGCGACATCGGCTTGCCGCAACTGCTGCGGGTGGCCACGCGCCGGGACTGGCCGGAGCTGGCCGGCATCGTCGAAAGTGCGCTGCGGGCGATCCCGGCCAAGGACCTGGAACAGCTGCACAACCAATGGCTGCAACCCAAATACCCGCGACTGTCCGAGTCGCCGGGGTTCTGGCAAAACCTTTGCCTGCTGTTGGCGGTGTTGTTGCTGAGTAGCATGGCCATCGTGTTCTGGCAGCGGCGCCAGCAACACAGCCTGGAGCAACGGCTGCTGGCGGCGCGGGAAGACATTGCCCTGCGCCAGGCCAGTGAAGAAGCCTTGCGCCTGACCCAGTTTTCCATCGATCAGAGCACCGTCGGCATCCTTTGGGTCAACTGGGACAGCCACGTGCGCTACGCCAACCGCGCCGCCGAAACCATGCTCGGCTATCCGTCCGGCGGGATTATCGACCGTCCGTTGATCGACTTCGAACCCGGCCTGCACATGGACCGCTGGCTGAACCTGTGGAAACGCGCGCGGGCCAGCGAGGAGGGGCCGCAAAGTTTCGAAACCAATTGTGTGCGGGCCGACGGCAGCATCCTGCCAGCGGATGTGTCGTTGAGCTTCCTGCGGTTTCGCGACGGCGAATACCTGGTGGTGTACCTGAATGACGTCACCGAACGCCGCCGTGCCCTGGCTGCTTTGCAGGAAAGCGAGGCCCGACTACAAGGGATCGCCGCCAACGTCCCCGGATTGGTCTTTCGCCTGGAGCGGGCGCCGGTGACCGGGCAAATCGACTTTGCCTACATCAGCGAAGGCAGCGAAAGCCTGGTCGGCTACTCGCCAGCGACTTTGGCCCATCGCGATAAAGGACTACGAAGTCTGGTGCATCCGGACGACAAGGCCAGTTATCACCAGACCCAGGATCATGCGCTGGACACTGACAGCGACTGGTCGTGGCAAGGGCGGATCCTGACCCGATCGGGTGAACAGCGCTGGGCCGAGATCAAGGCCATCACCCGACGTTTGGAGGATGGCGCGTATGTCTGGGACGGGATTGTCTGGGACATCAGCGAGAGCAAGCTCATCGAGCTGGAACTGGCCAGTTCCCGGGAACAATTGCGCGAGTTGTCGGCGCACCTCGAGAGCGTGCGGGAAGAGGAAAAGGCCCGCATCGCCCGGGAAGTTCACGACGAGCTGGGGCAGATGTTGACCGTGTTGAAACTGGAAACCTCCATGTGCGAATTGGCCTACGCCCAGCTCGACCCAGGTTTGAACGAGCGCTTGAACAGCATGAAGCGGTTGATCGCCCAACTGTTCCAACTGGTGCGGGATGTGGCCACGGCGTTGCGGCCACCGATTCTCGATGCCGGGATCGCCTCGGCTATTGAATGGCAGGCCCGGCGTTTCGAGGCGCGTACGCAGATTCCGTGCCTGGTGCAGGTGCCGGAGAATCTGCCGGTGCTCAGCGATGCCAAGGCGATTGGCTTGTTCCGCATCCTTCAGGAAGCGCTGACCAATGTCATGCGCCATGCCCAGGCGCATACTGTCGAACTGACCCTGGCGCTGGAAGGCGACGAGTTGTGTCTGACGGTCAGCGATGATGGCGTAGGATTTGTTCCCGCCACCGGCCGGCCGACGTCGTTTGGCGTGGTAGGTATGCGCGAGCGGGTGTTGATCATGGGTGGGCAGTTGTCGCTAGAGAGTGAGCCGGGGGAGGGCACGACCCTGAGTGTGCGAGTGCCTGTGGATGAGGTCTGA
- a CDS encoding response regulator transcription factor, whose amino-acid sequence MENNVIRVLVAEDHTIVREGIKQLIGLAKDLLVVGEASNGEQLLETLRHVPCEVVLLDISMPGVNGLEAIPRIRALNNPPAILVLSMHDEAQMAARALKVGAAGYATKDSDPALLLTAIRKVAAGGRYIDPDLADRMVFEVGLTDSRPLHSLLSEREFSVFERLAQGANVNDIAQQLALSSKTISTHKARLMQKLNITSLAELVKYAMEHKLL is encoded by the coding sequence ATGGAGAACAACGTGATCCGTGTACTGGTAGCCGAAGACCACACCATCGTCCGCGAAGGCATCAAGCAGTTGATTGGCCTGGCCAAGGATTTACTGGTGGTGGGGGAGGCGAGCAATGGCGAGCAGTTGCTCGAAACCTTGCGTCATGTGCCCTGCGAAGTGGTGCTGCTGGACATCTCCATGCCTGGGGTCAATGGTCTGGAGGCGATCCCACGGATTCGCGCGTTGAACAATCCGCCAGCGATCCTGGTGCTGTCGATGCACGACGAAGCACAAATGGCCGCGCGCGCATTGAAGGTTGGCGCGGCGGGTTATGCGACCAAGGACAGCGATCCGGCGCTGTTGCTGACGGCGATCCGCAAGGTCGCGGCGGGCGGCCGCTACATCGACCCGGATCTGGCCGACCGCATGGTCTTCGAAGTCGGCCTGACCGATTCGCGACCATTGCACTCATTACTCTCGGAGCGCGAGTTCTCGGTGTTCGAACGCCTGGCCCAGGGCGCCAACGTCAACGACATCGCCCAGCAACTGGCCCTGAGCAGCAAAACCATCAGCACCCACAAGGCACGGCTGATGCAGAAGCTCAACATCACTTCCCTGGCGGAACTGGTGAAGTACGCGATGGAACACAAACTCCTCTAA
- a CDS encoding ABC transporter ATP-binding protein, which yields MSQVDSSAGANDILVSFRGVQKSYDGENLIVKDLNLDIRKGEFLTLLGPSGSGKTTSLMMLAGFETPTAGEILLAGRSINNVPPHKRDIGMVFQNYALFPHMTVAENLAFPLTVRGLNKSDVSDKVKKVLSMVQLDAFAQRYPAQLSGGQQQRVALARALVFEPQLVLMDEPLGALDKQLREHMQMEIKHLHQRLGVTVVYVTHDQGEALTMSDRVAVFHQGEIQQIAPPRTLYEEPKNTFVANFIGENNRLNGRLHSQTGDRCIVELGRGEKVEALAVNVGKTGEPVTLSIRPERVSLNGSSESCVNRFSGRVAEFIYLGDHVRVRLEVCGKTDFFVKQPIAELDPELAVGDVVPLGWQVEHVRALDPLLEAH from the coding sequence ATGAGCCAGGTCGATTCAAGTGCAGGGGCCAATGACATTCTGGTCAGCTTTCGTGGAGTGCAGAAAAGCTACGACGGCGAGAACCTGATCGTCAAAGACCTCAACCTGGACATTCGCAAAGGCGAATTCCTCACCTTGCTCGGGCCGTCCGGCTCCGGCAAGACCACCAGCCTGATGATGCTCGCCGGTTTCGAAACCCCAACCGCCGGGGAAATCCTGCTGGCCGGGCGTTCCATCAACAACGTGCCGCCGCACAAGCGTGACATCGGCATGGTGTTCCAGAACTACGCATTGTTCCCGCACATGACCGTCGCCGAGAACCTCGCGTTCCCGCTGACTGTGCGCGGCTTGAACAAGAGCGATGTCAGCGACAAGGTCAAAAAAGTCCTGAGCATGGTCCAGCTCGACGCCTTCGCCCAGCGTTACCCGGCGCAGCTGTCCGGTGGTCAGCAGCAGCGTGTGGCATTGGCTCGGGCATTGGTGTTCGAACCGCAACTGGTGCTGATGGACGAACCCCTCGGCGCGCTGGATAAACAACTGCGCGAACACATGCAGATGGAAATCAAACACCTGCACCAGCGCCTCGGCGTGACTGTGGTCTACGTGACCCACGACCAGGGCGAAGCCCTGACCATGTCCGACCGCGTAGCGGTGTTCCACCAGGGCGAGATCCAGCAGATCGCCCCGCCGCGCACCCTCTACGAAGAACCGAAGAACACCTTCGTCGCCAACTTCATTGGCGAGAACAACCGCCTCAACGGCCGCTTGCACAGCCAGACCGGCGACCGCTGCATTGTCGAACTCGGGCGCGGCGAAAAGGTTGAAGCCCTGGCGGTCAACGTCGGCAAAACCGGCGAACCGGTCACGCTGTCGATTCGTCCGGAACGCGTGAGCCTCAATGGTTCGAGCGAATCCTGCGTCAATCGCTTCTCAGGAAGGGTGGCGGAATTCATCTATCTGGGCGACCACGTCCGGGTTCGCCTGGAAGTCTGCGGCAAGACCGACTTCTTTGTGAAACAACCGATTGCCGAGCTCGATCCCGAGCTGGCGGTGGGCGACGTGGTACCGCTTGGCTGGCAGGTCGAACACGTTCGCGCGCTCGACCCACTTCTAGAGGCGCATTGA
- a CDS encoding ABC transporter substrate-binding protein — MLRSLKLTALVMGMIGAAHAMAAGPDLTVVSFGGANKAAQVKAFYAPWEAAGNGKIVAGEYNGEMAKVKAMVDTKSVSWDLVEVESPELSRGCDEDMFEQLDPKLFGKTEDYVKGAIQPCGVGFFVWSTVLAYNADKLASAPTSWVDFWDTKKFPGKRGLRKGAKYTLEFALMADGVAPKDVYKVLAGKDGQDRAFKKLDELKPSIQWWEAGAQPPQYLASGDVVMSSAYNGRIAAVQKESNLKVVWNGGIYDFDAWAIPKGLDKTRAEAAKKFIAYSVMPQQQKTYSENIAYGPANTQAVPLLAKDVLKDMPTTPENIANQVQIDVSFWADNGEQLEQRFNSWAAK; from the coding sequence ATGTTGAGATCCCTGAAATTAACCGCTTTAGTCATGGGCATGATCGGTGCGGCACACGCGATGGCGGCGGGTCCGGACCTGACCGTGGTGTCCTTTGGCGGGGCGAACAAGGCGGCGCAGGTCAAAGCCTTCTACGCACCGTGGGAAGCGGCGGGCAACGGCAAGATCGTCGCGGGCGAATACAACGGCGAAATGGCCAAGGTCAAAGCCATGGTCGACACCAAGAGCGTGTCCTGGGACCTGGTAGAAGTTGAATCGCCAGAACTGTCCCGTGGTTGCGACGAAGACATGTTCGAGCAGCTCGATCCGAAGTTGTTCGGCAAGACTGAAGATTACGTCAAAGGCGCGATCCAGCCCTGCGGCGTGGGCTTCTTCGTGTGGTCGACCGTGTTGGCCTACAACGCCGACAAATTGGCTTCCGCACCGACCAGTTGGGTCGATTTCTGGGACACCAAGAAATTCCCGGGCAAGCGCGGCCTGCGTAAGGGCGCCAAGTACACCCTGGAATTCGCTCTGATGGCTGACGGCGTTGCGCCGAAAGACGTCTACAAAGTGCTGGCCGGCAAAGATGGCCAGGACCGCGCGTTCAAGAAACTCGATGAACTCAAGCCAAGCATCCAGTGGTGGGAAGCCGGCGCACAGCCGCCGCAGTACCTCGCTTCCGGTGACGTGGTCATGAGCTCGGCCTACAACGGCCGGATCGCTGCCGTGCAGAAAGAAAGCAACCTGAAAGTGGTGTGGAACGGCGGGATCTACGACTTCGACGCGTGGGCGATTCCAAAAGGCCTGGATAAAACCCGAGCCGAAGCGGCGAAGAAATTCATCGCTTACTCGGTCATGCCGCAGCAGCAGAAGACCTACTCGGAAAACATCGCCTACGGCCCGGCCAACACCCAAGCCGTACCGTTGCTGGCCAAGGACGTGTTGAAAGACATGCCGACCACCCCGGAAAACATCGCCAACCAGGTGCAGATCGACGTCAGCTTCTGGGCTGACAACGGCGAGCAACTGGAGCAGCGCTTCAATTCCTGGGCTGCCAAATAA
- a CDS encoding ABC transporter permease gives MAIAVPLNAGTDPTLKQRLKHAERINRWKAQALIAPLVLFLLLVFLVPIVALLYKSVGNPEVVGGMPRTVTAIASWDGRGLPAEPVYKAASEDLAEARKNQTLGDLSKRLNMELAGYRSLLTKTARALPFATEPASYKEALESLDERWGDPAYWQAVRRNTSSITPYYLLAAVDHRIDDLGEVAPATPDQAIYLDIFARTFWMGLVITVICLFLAYPLAYLLANLPSRQSNLLMILVLLPFWTSILVRVAAWIVLLQSGGLINSGLMAMGIIDKPLELVFNRTGVYISMVHILLPFMILPIYSVMKGISPTYMRAAISLGCHPFASFWRVYFPQTYAGVGAGCLLVFILAIGYYITPALLGSPNDQMVSYFVAFYTNTSINWGMATALGGLLLLATVVLYLIYSWLVGASRLRLS, from the coding sequence ATGGCTATCGCCGTTCCCCTGAACGCGGGCACTGACCCCACCTTGAAGCAGCGGCTCAAGCACGCCGAGCGGATCAACCGCTGGAAAGCACAAGCCTTGATCGCGCCATTGGTGCTGTTTCTGTTGCTGGTGTTCCTGGTGCCGATCGTGGCGCTGCTCTACAAAAGTGTCGGTAACCCGGAAGTGGTCGGCGGCATGCCGCGCACCGTGACGGCTATCGCCAGTTGGGACGGCCGTGGTCTTCCAGCCGAACCGGTTTATAAAGCCGCCAGCGAAGACCTCGCCGAAGCGCGCAAAAACCAGACCTTGGGCGACTTGTCCAAGCGCTTGAACATGGAGTTGGCCGGCTACCGCAGCTTGCTGACCAAAACCGCTCGCGCCTTGCCGTTCGCCACCGAACCGGCCTCTTATAAAGAAGCGCTGGAAAGTCTCGACGAGCGCTGGGGTGATCCAGCCTATTGGCAAGCCGTGCGGCGCAACACCAGCAGCATCACGCCTTACTACTTGCTGGCGGCGGTCGATCACCGGATCGACGACCTCGGCGAAGTGGCCCCGGCGACCCCGGATCAAGCGATCTACCTCGACATCTTCGCCCGCACGTTCTGGATGGGCCTGGTCATCACCGTGATCTGCCTGTTCTTGGCGTATCCGTTGGCCTACCTGCTGGCGAACCTGCCATCGCGGCAAAGCAACCTGCTGATGATTCTGGTGCTGCTGCCGTTCTGGACCTCGATTCTGGTGCGCGTCGCTGCGTGGATCGTGTTGCTGCAATCCGGCGGGTTGATCAACAGCGGGCTGATGGCCATGGGCATCATTGATAAGCCGCTGGAACTGGTGTTCAACCGCACCGGGGTCTACATCTCGATGGTGCACATCCTGCTGCCGTTCATGATCCTGCCGATTTACAGCGTGATGAAAGGCATCTCGCCGACCTACATGCGCGCCGCGATTTCCCTCGGCTGCCACCCGTTCGCCAGTTTCTGGCGGGTGTACTTCCCGCAGACCTATGCCGGTGTCGGTGCCGGTTGCCTGTTGGTGTTCATCCTCGCCATTGGCTACTACATCACCCCGGCGTTGCTGGGCAGCCCGAACGATCAGATGGTCAGCTACTTCGTCGCCTTCTACACCAACACCAGCATCAACTGGGGCATGGCGACCGCGCTCGGTGGGCTGCTGCTGTTGGCGACTGTGGTGCTTTATCTGATTTACAGCTGGCTGGTGGGCGCCAGTCGCCTGCGCCTGAGCTAA
- a CDS encoding ABC transporter permease, whose amino-acid sequence MLSPYMSPVERVWFYSLRILCGLVLLFLILPVLVIIPLSFNSGSFLVYPLQGFSLHWYQDFFASAEWMRSLKNSIIVAPAATVLAMVFGTLAAIGLTRGDFPGKALVMALVISPMVVPVVIIGVASYLFFAPLGLGNSFFSLIVVHAVLGVPFVIITVSATLQGFNHNLVRAAASLGASPLTAFRRVTLPLIAPGVISGALFAFATSFDEVVVTLFLAGPEQATLPRQMFSGIRENLSPTIAAAATLLIAFSVILLLTLEWLRGRSEKLRTAQV is encoded by the coding sequence ATGCTGAGTCCTTATATGTCGCCCGTTGAGCGGGTGTGGTTCTACAGCTTGCGGATTCTCTGCGGCCTGGTTTTGTTGTTCCTGATCTTGCCGGTGCTGGTGATCATCCCGCTGTCGTTCAACTCCGGCAGTTTCCTGGTGTACCCGCTGCAAGGTTTTTCGCTGCACTGGTATCAGGACTTCTTTGCCTCGGCGGAATGGATGCGCTCGCTGAAGAACAGCATCATCGTCGCCCCGGCGGCCACGGTGCTCGCAATGGTGTTCGGCACGTTGGCGGCGATTGGCCTGACCCGTGGTGATTTCCCGGGCAAGGCGCTGGTGATGGCGTTGGTGATTTCGCCGATGGTGGTGCCGGTGGTGATCATCGGTGTGGCGAGTTATCTGTTCTTCGCACCGCTGGGCCTGGGCAACAGCTTCTTCTCGCTGATCGTGGTGCACGCGGTGTTGGGCGTGCCGTTTGTGATCATCACCGTGTCGGCGACGTTGCAGGGGTTTAACCACAACCTGGTGCGCGCCGCTGCCAGCCTGGGTGCTTCGCCGCTGACCGCGTTCCGGCGGGTGACGTTGCCGTTGATCGCGCCGGGCGTGATCTCCGGGGCGCTGTTTGCCTTCGCCACCTCGTTCGATGAAGTGGTGGTGACGCTGTTCCTCGCCGGTCCTGAGCAAGCGACCTTGCCACGGCAGATGTTCAGCGGCATCCGCGAAAACCTCAGCCCGACGATTGCGGCGGCTGCGACGTTGCTGATTGCCTTCTCGGTGATTCTGTTGCTAACGCTGGAATGGCTGCGTGGCCGTAGCGAGAAACTGCGTACCGCGCAGGTCTGA
- a CDS encoding iron-containing alcohol dehydrogenase — protein MSLSSFKIAHKLITGAAAIEQLAAELTRLDVDNPLIVTDAALVKSGTVELALAHLGDRTYEIFDRVLPDPEIAIVEDCMRVYREGGHDGLIGLGGGSAIDIAKSVAAYAGYHGALEDLFGVDQVPRKGPPLIAIPTTAGTGSEVTNVAILSDKLAQLKKGIVSDYLLPDVALVSPQMTLTCPRSVTAASGVDALVHAIESYLSLNASAITDALAIGAIKLITQALPKAYANPANLQAREDMATASLMAGMAFGNAGVGAVHALAYPLGGRYNIAHGVSNALLLPYVMTWNKLACVERMQDIAEAMGVKTAHLSATDAADKAVEAMTALCLAVEIPLGLRSFGVPEDAIPAMAVEAAGIERLMRNNPRKLSAVDIEKIYRAAY, from the coding sequence ATGAGTCTTTCCTCTTTCAAAATTGCCCACAAACTGATCACCGGCGCCGCTGCCATCGAGCAACTGGCCGCCGAGCTGACTCGCCTGGATGTCGATAACCCGCTGATCGTCACCGATGCCGCGCTGGTCAAGTCCGGCACGGTCGAGCTGGCGCTGGCGCATCTGGGTGATCGCACCTACGAAATATTCGACCGCGTCCTGCCCGACCCGGAAATCGCCATCGTCGAAGACTGCATGCGCGTGTACCGCGAAGGCGGGCATGACGGGTTGATAGGCTTGGGCGGTGGCAGTGCCATCGACATCGCCAAAAGCGTGGCGGCTTACGCCGGGTATCACGGCGCGCTGGAAGATTTGTTCGGCGTCGATCAAGTACCGCGCAAAGGCCCGCCGCTGATCGCTATCCCGACCACTGCCGGCACCGGTTCGGAAGTCACCAACGTGGCGATCCTCTCCGACAAGCTCGCGCAGCTGAAGAAGGGCATTGTCAGCGACTATCTATTACCGGACGTTGCATTGGTCAGCCCGCAAATGACCCTGACCTGCCCGCGCAGTGTCACCGCCGCCAGTGGCGTCGATGCACTGGTGCATGCGATCGAGTCCTATCTGTCGCTGAATGCCTCGGCGATCACCGATGCCTTGGCGATTGGTGCGATCAAACTGATCACCCAGGCGCTGCCCAAGGCCTACGCCAACCCGGCCAACCTACAAGCCCGCGAAGACATGGCCACCGCCAGCCTGATGGCCGGCATGGCGTTCGGCAATGCCGGGGTCGGCGCGGTGCATGCGCTGGCGTATCCGCTGGGCGGGCGCTACAACATTGCCCACGGCGTCAGCAATGCTTTGCTGCTGCCGTATGTTATGACCTGGAACAAGTTGGCCTGCGTTGAGCGCATGCAGGATATTGCCGAAGCCATGGGCGTAAAAACCGCGCACCTGAGCGCCACCGATGCGGCGGACAAAGCCGTGGAGGCGATGACCGCATTGTGCCTGGCGGTGGAAATCCCCTTGGGTCTGCGCAGTTTCGGCGTACCTGAAGACGCGATCCCGGCCATGGCCGTGGAAGCAGCGGGGATCGAGCGCCTGATGCGCAACAATCCGCGCAAATTGAGTGCCGTCGATATCGAGAAGATCTACCGGGCGGCGTACTAG
- the rpe gene encoding ribulose-phosphate 3-epimerase, with translation MQPFVIAPSILSADFARLGEEVDNVLAAGADFVHFDVMDNHYVPNLTIGPMVCAALRKYGVTAPIDAHLMVSPVDRIVGDFIEAGATYITFHPEATQHVDRSLQLIREGGCKSGLVFNPATPLSVLEYVMDKVDMILLMSVNPGFGGQKFIPGTLDKLRQARALIDASGRDIRLEIDGGVNVNNIREIAAAGADTFVAGSAIFNAPNYQEVIEKMRSELALARP, from the coding sequence ATGCAGCCCTTCGTAATTGCTCCGTCGATTCTCTCCGCCGACTTCGCCCGCCTGGGCGAAGAAGTGGACAACGTCCTGGCCGCTGGCGCCGACTTCGTGCACTTCGATGTCATGGACAACCATTACGTGCCCAACCTGACCATCGGCCCGATGGTCTGCGCGGCATTGCGCAAATACGGCGTGACCGCGCCGATCGACGCCCACTTGATGGTCAGCCCGGTGGACCGCATCGTCGGTGACTTCATCGAAGCCGGCGCGACCTACATCACCTTCCACCCGGAAGCCACGCAACACGTTGATCGCTCCCTGCAACTGATCCGCGAAGGCGGCTGCAAGTCGGGCCTGGTGTTCAACCCGGCGACCCCGCTGAGCGTGCTCGAGTACGTGATGGACAAGGTCGACATGATCTTGCTGATGAGCGTCAACCCGGGCTTCGGCGGGCAGAAGTTCATCCCCGGTACCCTCGACAAACTGCGTCAGGCCCGCGCGCTGATCGATGCCTCCGGTCGCGACATTCGCCTGGAAATCGACGGCGGCGTGAACGTGAACAACATTCGCGAAATCGCCGCCGCTGGCGCCGACACCTTCGTGGCCGGCTCGGCGATCTTCAATGCGCCGAACTACCAGGAAGTGATCGAGAAGATGCGTTCCGAACTGGCGCTGGCTCGCCCATGA